Proteins co-encoded in one Papaver somniferum cultivar HN1 chromosome 5, ASM357369v1, whole genome shotgun sequence genomic window:
- the LOC113279369 gene encoding uncharacterized protein LOC113279369, with the protein MSMLLVDFRNAFNLVDRSAMLRAVRNKFPSISRWVEFCYSSPARLYYGSSTLSSSQGVQQGDPLGPLIFSLTLHPIALKISQQCKLDLQAWYLDDGTIIGDTLMVSQDFHIIKTEGAAIGLDLNIQKTELFWPSFYVRSTQVGVFPADIVRPSVGVKLLGGPVSLDASFCSQLVLDRVHKYMQLMDAVHRLDDPQSELMLLHNCAGVSKLYFTLRSTAPCYVKDAQDIFDKYLTNFMRKLVTGDGPGYGLLQHKVASLPIRDGGLGIYSMYDTMQYCYLDSCSQTLQLQETILQGASIPVKGLAYQFFFDNFLQDMPSRFGMSRRDLTLWQCNKTIHAQDFLLAIPADGLGQKIGPHQFSDVLSYRLGIPLSAANSSCICCNRDMDVYGDHALHCASEVGIKFRHDLVRDTFADICYRASVPYKVEASLGFLFRDGGDARPADILVYNWEEGRDTCFDVTGVSPFVGGGVQSFTLGLALAKGIERKLVKYLEVCNANGYSFGTLAFTTFGELGIEIIDFLKRLKNYIDRHDANVKVAIHVASQPQTQFKLPVPLSHCLQHQQPQSTGAHLFHLNQTNTHKASTSGQQQNQLLTQQTVPSSQT; encoded by the exons ATGTCCATGCTTTTAGTTGACTTCAGAAATGCTTTTAACTTAGTTGATAGATCAGCCATGTTACGAGCAGTGAGAAATAAATTCCCTAGTATTTCTCGATGGGTTGAGTTTTGTTACTCTTCCCCTGCAAGATTGTACTATGGCTCCTCTACTTTGTCTTCATCGCAAGGTGTACAACAAGGAGATCCTTTGGGTCCTCTTATTTTCTCTTTGACTTTGCATCCCATTGCACTGAAAATTTCTCAGCAGTGCAAACTTGACTTGCAGGCCTGGTATTTAGATGATGGTACCATTATAGGAGACACACTGATGGTTTCTCAAGATTTTCATATCATCAAGACCGAAGGAGCTGCTATTGGGCTTGATCTTAACATTCAGAAAACCGAACTCTTTTGGCCTTCTTTTTATGTAAGAAGTACTCAGGTTGGTGTTTTTCCCGCTGACATAGTTAGACCATCTGTGGGTGTTAAACTTCTTGGTGGTCCTGTGAGTTTGGATGCTTCCTTTTGCAGTCAGCTTGTTCTTGACAGAGTGCACAAGTATATGCAGTTAATGGATGCAGTCCATAGGTTGGATGATCCACAGAGTGAATTGATGCTGCTTCACAACTGCGCAGGTGTCTCTAAACTCTATTTTACTTTGCGCAGTACCGCACCCTGTTATGTCAAAGATGCTCAGGATATTTTTGATAAATATCTTACAAATTTTATGAGAAAATTGGTGACTGGCGATGGTCCAGGGTATGGTTTGTTACAACATAAGGTTGCTTCCTTACCTATTAGGGATGGTGGTCTAGGCATCTATTCCATGTACGATACCATGCAGTATTGTTACTTGGATTCTTGTTCTCAGACTTTGCAACTGCAGGAGACCATCCTACAAGGTGCGAGCATTCCAGTTAAAGGCTTagcatatcaatttttttttgacaatttCCTTCAG GACATGCCCTCTCGTTTTGGTATGTCAAGAAGAGATTTAACACTTTGGCAGTGTAACAAAACTATACATGCACAAGATTTTCTTCTTGCTATTCCTGCTGATGGTTTAGGACAGAAAATTGGGCCACATCAGTTTAGTGATGTGCTTAGCTACAGACTTGGCATCCCCTTGTCCGCTGCCAATAGTTCTTGTATATGCTGCAATAGAGACATGGATGTTTATGGTGAtcacgcgcttcattgtgctagtgAGGTTGGTATTAAGTTTCGCCATGATCTTGTTAGAGATACCTTTGCGGATATTTGTTATCGTGCTAGTGTACCTTATAAAGTGGAAGCATCTTTGGGGTTCCTTTTTCGTGATGGTGGTGATGCTAGGCCGGCAGATATCTTGGTTTACAATTGGGAAGAGGGTCGTGATACTTGTTTTGATGTAACTGGGGTTTCTCCCTTTGTTGGAGGTGGTGTGCAATCCTTTACACTGGGACTTGCCTTGGCTAAAGGTATTGAGCGCAAGCTGGTTAAATATCTTGAAGTATGTAATGCTAATGGTTATAGTTTTGGTACCCTAGCTTTTACTACTTTTGGTGAACTTGGTATTGAAATTATCGATTTTTTGAAAAGGTTGAAGAACTACATAGATAGGCATGATGCAAATGTAAAAGTTG CCATTCATGTAGCTTCACAACCACAAACTCAGTTCAAGTTACCAGTTCCATTATCTCATTGTCTGCAACATCAACAACCACAATCAACTGGTGCTCATCTCTTCCATCTTAACCAGACAAACACACACAAAGCATCAACATCAGGGCAGCAACAAAATCAGCTACTAACCCAGCAAACTGTACCATCATCTCAGACATAA